The Caenorhabditis elegans chromosome II genome has a segment encoding these proteins:
- the ceh-58 gene encoding Homeobox domain-containing protein (Confirmed by transcript evidence) — protein sequence MSAFQGNMFVLVNVDQHRDLIGPIINQLVADYGTPVSIVDNIQKICPKCSCTPHANPDSSSVPTTTSSDEHQEEPPTPKTIAPAPIATPVLKPLLPQRESIVSNGIHPVVVKRKQSIAEEIDTPEIKKSRVVEPVKVKTETIILDDDDGNVLDTVLAALQNGNHEMQFTGSGGSSDDGASNSSNIYDVDDEDYGTSQWNPDFLTNFITSQPNIFSVTGQNIKSSPSKNAGQTPNGKRQVPPMLTVNGKTRRGRIVYSTQELNILEKYYEEDPNACADPRKRETMCKTLSIDYHRLKVWFQNRRRKDKVRSQEEAATTFNGLDYSEDS from the exons ATGTCCGCCTTTCAAGGCAACATGTTTGTCTTGGTAAACGTTGACCAACATCGAGACCTGATCGGGCCAATAATTAATCAATTG GTAGCCGACTACGGGACTCCCGTCTCAATTGTggataatattcaaaaaatctgtcCGAAATGCTCGTGTACCCCACATGCCAATCCGGACAGCTCATCAGTTCCAACTACAACAAGTTCCGATGAGCATCAAGAAGAACCCCCGACTCCAAAAACGATAGCACCTGCTCCAATTGCGACTCCAGTTCTAAAGCCACTTCTTCCACAACGAGAGTCTATTGTCTCAAATGGAATTCATCCGGTGGTTGTGAAACGAAAACAATCGATCGCAGAAGAAATTGACACGCCGGAGATCAAAAAGAGCCGAGTTGTGGAGCCAGTGAAAGTGAAAACTGAAACGATTATACTTGATGATGACGATGGGAATGTGTTGGACACGGTTCTAGCTGCATTACAAAATGG aaaccatGAAATGCAGTTTACTGGATCAGGAGGAAGTAGTGATGATGGAGCATCCAATTCTAGCAATATTTATGATGTCGATGATGAGGATTAT GGAACTTCTCAATGGAATCCAGATTTTTTAACCAACTTCATCACTTCTCAACCGAATATTTTCAGCGTAACTGGTCAGAATATA aaatcctCCCCTTCAAAAAACGCAGGCCAAACGCCGAATGGCAAGCGCCAAGTTCCGCCAATGT TAACCGTAAACGGAAAAACGAGGCGTGGACGAATTGTGTACTCGACGCAGGAGTTGAATATActcgaaaaatattatgagGAGGACCCGAATGCGTGTGCGGATCCTAGGAAACGTGAGACAATGTGCAAGACTTTATCGATTGATTATCATAGA CTTAAAGTATGGTTCCAAAATCGACGACGAAAGGACAAGGTTCGATCGCAAGAAGAAGCTGCCACAACCTTTAATGGATTAGATTATTCCGAAGATTCTTAA
- the ztf-27 gene encoding C2H2-type domain-containing protein (Confirmed by transcript evidence) — MYVLLNLKDDKMLQNVVQLLFAHGHRQLSIGETIENLCPTCEKTSSNQPMSTVTSSTTSPITPSTPPRASSSSSMFAASSPSAAATYSTVTTAALVVPTTLQSPKREFVCSTPIKNGTSDAKSHLKRPFVPISPILPHRAPQEIQKYEEVSVKEEPSDEGNEDPDMSVDVDEDLEDLTLSQALELFDRTNFQEPRTKKAKADEPFGELYQCQLCKKSISRHGQYANLLNHLSRHARLHASKKQYCCPKCGASFTRRYLASTHIKEVHGEPKLQPHDFAAELREEYRRLLEMCFPGADNRRKQQQAVTQATKDSILNILSDDSGVSVNDSSDLNISVGNEKIEVHVGTADGDEDSS, encoded by the exons ATGTATGTCTTGCTCAACTTGAAGGATGACAAAATGCTGCAGAACGTGGTGCAGTtattg TTCGCCCACGGTCACCGACAGCTCTCTATTGGTGAAACGATCGAAAATCTGTGTCCAACGTGTGAAAAGACATCATCAAATCAACCAATGTCTACCGTGACGTCATCGACAACATCACCCATAACCCCATCGACACCACCACGAGCTTCCTCCTCCTCATCAATGTTTGCTGCTTCATCACCGTCCGCCGCCGCAACATACAGTACGGTAACGACGGCTGCTCTTGTTGTTCCAACGACACTGCAATCGCCGAAACGAGAATTCGTATGTTCGACGCCGATTAAGAATGGAACTTCGGACGCGAAG tcTCATCTCAAACGACCATTCGTGCCAATCTCCCCAATCCTACCTCATCGTGCTCCAcaagaaatccaaaaatatgaagaagTGAGTGTAAAAGAAGAACCGAGTGATGAAGGTAATGAGGATCCTGATATGTCTGTAGACGTTGATGAAGACCTAGAAGATCTCACTCTCAGTCAAGCacttgaactttttgatagg acAAACTTTCAGGAACCACGTACCAAGAAAGCAAAAGCTGATGAGCCATTTGGAGAGCTTTATCAGTGTCAGTTATGTAAGAAGAGCATCTCAAGGCATGGACAATACGCCAATCTTTTGAATCATTTGTCAAGGCATGCAAGGTTACATGCATCGAAGAAACAATATTG TTGTCCAAAATGTGGAGCCAGCTTCACAAGGAGGTACCTAGCATCTACTCACATTAAGGAAGTTCATGGAGAGCCGAAGCTTCAGCCTCATGATTTTGC AGCCGAACTCCGCGAGGAATACCGTCGGCTTCTTGAAATGTGCTTCCCTGGAGCTGATAATCGCCGGAAACAGCAACAAGCAGTCACACAGGCAACAAAAGATTCCATTCTCAATATTCTTTCCGATGATAGTGGAGTTTCCGTCAACGATTCTTctgatttgaatatttctgtgggaaatgaaaaaatcgaagtaCATGTTGGAACGGCTGATGGTGATGAAGATTCTTCATGA
- the T09F3.7 gene encoding uncharacterized protein (Confirmed by transcript evidence) — MLRTRSTPFSPPSIDGKIRFIGESSELLSTTSVILSPWPRVGIGRSSQTT; from the coding sequence CTGCTCCGCACACGTTCAACACCGTTCTCACCGCCATCAATCGACGGCAAAATTAGGTTCATCGGCGAATCGTCTGAATTATTATCGACGACTTCAGTCATCCTGTCGCCGTGGCCTCGAGTTGGAATCGGACGCAGTTCACAAACGACTTAA
- the T09F3.2 gene encoding uncharacterized protein (Confirmed by transcript evidence) gives MFVDREAAIHFIGGAVGGTTGTAITCPLEVVKTRMQSSRGLDAQSGPSTSSGSNSSKSSTSSSSTKSNGIFKSVVSQRNGFGSNFRGGQLALERIFNNGSLAALSKANLFNQFQNPSTTSLVQYCVRNLSTSSTPPQPPTAARRGTIVIKYITQVIKTEGIGALYKGLIPNLVGVAPSKAVYFYTYSTSKRFWNESEVLIPNSAIVHMVSAGSAGFVAASAVNPIWLVKTRLQLHQGHIGIWQMIKRVYHREGFKGFYKGVTASYAGVSETMIQFCIYEYFRGVLLSDANEMDKRKMDFLNFMVAGGSAKFIACVVAYPHEVVRTRLREETGKSRGFFKTLYQLYKEGYPAMYRGLSVQLMRTVPNTAITMGTYEFVVYMLHHL, from the exons ATGTTCGTGGATCGAGAAGCAGCGATTCACTTTATCGGCGGTGCCGTTGGAGGTACTACAGGTACTGCCATCACGTGTCCTCTGGAGGTTGTGAAAACTCGAATGCAATCGTCGCGAGGACTTGATGCTCAATCCGGACCGAGTACTTCTTCTGGAAGTAATTCCTCAAAATCATCGACGTCTTCTTCATCAACAAAGTCTAATGGGATTTTCAAATCAGTTGTTTCCCAGAGAAATGGTTttg GTTCAAATTTCCGTGGCGGCCAATTAGCATTGGAAAGGATTTTCAACAACGGAAGCCTTGCAGCGCTTTCCAAAGCCAATCTCTTCAACCAAT ttcaaaatccATCAACCACATCACTAGTTCAGTATTGTGTAAGGAACTTGTCAACCAGCTCGACACCGCCGCAGCCTCCAACAGCAGCCAGGCGTGGAACTATTGTCATCAAATATATAAC tcagGTTATCAAGACGGAAGGGATCGGTGCACTTTACAAAGGTCTAATACCGAATTTGGTTGGCGTGGCACCGtcaaa gGCCGTCTATTTCTACACATACTCTACATCAAAACGATTTTGGAATGAGTCGGAAGTTCTAATTCCAAATTCTGCGATTGTGCACATGGTGTCTGCTGGTTCGGCTGGATTCGTGGCGGCATCGGCTGTTAATCCTATATGGCTCGTGAAAACACGCCTTCAGCTTCACCAAGGACACATTGGAATATGGCAAATGATTAAGAGAGTTTATCATCGAGAAGGATTCAAAGGATTCTACAAG GGTGTGACAGCTTCCTACGCGGGTGTCTCCGAAACGATGATTCAGTTTTGTATATACGAGTATTTCCGTGGTGTGTTGCTCAGTGATGCCAACGAAATGGACAAGAGAAAAATGGACTTCCTAAACTTTATGGTTGCCGGTGGTTCTGCAAAGTTTATTGCTTGTGTTGTCGCTTATCCGCATGAAGTGGTCCGTACACGTCTTCGTGAAGAAACAGGAAAGTCACGTGGATTCTTCAAGACACTTTATCAGCTGTACAAAGAAGGATATCCGGCAATGTATCGTGGTTTGTCAGTGCAG CTGATGCGTACTGTACCAAACACTGCTATCACAATGGGAACCTACGAGTTTGTCGTCTACATGCTTCATCATCTATAG